GGTGGTGGGAATAAGGGGCATAATAAACAGAAATGAAGCATAGAAGCTGATGGTTTGACCTCTTTTCCATGGCTCCCATGGAGCAGCCCTTTTTGTACTTTCACCAGGTCAAAGGGAGCATACCTGCTGATAACAGTTCAGTTGTTTCATCAGTTACAGGTTACTTCATTTCATGATTTTGCAAGAGGACCTGATACTAGGAGGCTGAAATCCATGTGCATGTTTTAAAGGTGAAAATCCAGTTTAGCCAAGCAATAAATTCAGCTAGCACACCCTTGCTCCTTTGCTAGCTCTCCTGAAATACACCAACGTATCAAAATTTACAGCTGTACAACAGGCACAGTGCACCTCtacagggcagggagcagagaaatgcaaGAGCTGTGTGACAAGGACCACTCCAACAGAGTTTTTGTGGAGCTGGCAGTCGGCATTTGACGGAATCTGGTAAGGCACATTTCCCAGATTGAGCATGTACCCCGCCCAGATGCACAGATGGTATTTGTgggagcaaaaggaaaataaaatataggtttaaaataaatgcaagagaaacacagaataatATTGAATCACTCTAGGTATTTCTAAGGGTTTCCAGTTATCTTTTCTACTTCTCAGCACATAGAAGTATACGTTCTGGGCTTTGTAACCACTGAGCAAATGGAAGGGATTTAAAACCAGTTTTGTTTCAAATATAAGATCATAAAATTAAAGACAGTCTCCAGAAATGAGATTTCTGTACAGAAGCTTGATGCAAAAGGAGCTGAAAATGCTGCTCCTGGCATTGACAACCAAGCTTGTCTGAAGAGCCTTTTCCATGCTGAAGGAGAGGACTCGCTCTGCTGATGAATTACAAATGGGGCCCTCAGCACAGTGGCTGCATTCCCTTTGTCTGAAAGATGGATGGAaagacacagagctgggaggaagagGCAAGCCATGAAGTAGTGAGGAAAGAGTTTTAGAAGCTGTTGTGAGGATATAAGGGTCCAGAGTAGGCACAAACTGAGGAGGGCTGGCAGGCTAACTGTGACCATGACTGGCTTGGGtcacagctccaggctgcagcctcaCTCCTTCATCCTCCATCACTGCTCCTTCTCAAACCAGAAGAGCTGCTGGCCTCTGTTACAACAATACCAAGGTAGCTGCTCTCAAGATCCCATAAAACCTAGCAGAGGAaggaacaggaggaaaacagcacagGTTGGAAGTGGTGGAGAGAGGTGTGAGAAGAAAGACAAAAGCCCGTGTTTCCTGTTGGAGCCTCTGCTAACCCAGAGGTGCTGATGTGTGCTTACTCTGCCATGGCAGCCACTGAAGCTCCCCAGTATTCAACTTTTAATCATCGTCTCCTCTCATCCTCCTCCCTCTAGAAGATCCAGCTCTGTTATTTTACTCATTAGTTAGATTTAACTTTTGGCAAACCAGTATTAACATCTTTATTTCAAGTTCCACCCTTTCCTCTTTGGTAGACAAGATGCAAAACTTAAATTGCAATAAAAACCCTCTTTCTTTGGATTAAACCAGTGTCTCTGAATTCTTCCCCATTCCCCCTGCCACCCTTCTGATTTGCAGCCTAACACAACACTGCACCAATCTCCACCTCACAACTGTGGATAGGTAGGAAAGCCCTCCAGTGTTATTTCTTGCAGTACAATTACTGCTCCCATgcaaaaaagcagaacaaaaatcTTTGATATGTGGAAGCAGCAGTGAGAACTCTCCATCTCCCTTATGGGCACAGCTTATGGGGTAGGAAAGGAAACCAAATGTGTTGTGCCCTGACTTCTGCCATTTAAAACTTCTCAATGACCAGCACACTGCATGTAAAGACCTTTCTTGGTCACCTGAAATCTCCTGCTATTATTGAAGCCAGAGCAACAAAAtaaccaatcaaacaaaaagaaGCCAAGGAAAAGTCTTTAAAGAATGTATTTCAAATTAACACATCATAGAAAGATGTAAGCAAAGAGCAAAACTTCCTATCAGAAACATATTTATGACAGTATGACACACAAACTAATTATATATGTACATCTGGATTACTTGATAGCTACATTTGCAAGTGTCATTCATTTTATgctgaatttatttaaaaaaaaaatcctgtacaAAGGGTCCACACTTTATCCAGTCACAAAATGAACATTTGCAGGAACTCCAGCAAAAATAATTACTTAAAATTTTTACCAGTTTCTCCAAAGAATTTAGCACAAAtatgttctttctttttaatctaTTCAACTGAAAGAAATGGAGCTGCAATGGTTTAGGTCTTTTAATCCCAAAGTGGATTATACAAACATTTTCatcaaagatttttttacaaCAAGACTAGCATTACTGGTTATATCTTATTATTAAGGTAAGCTCTCTTCAAAGAACTGTATGATTGGAATCTCTTCCTGATACATAGTGACATGCTATTTGCTGGCTGCAGTGGGAAGagtcaaaatgaaaacaaaaatacaaacaggctttttttttaatcttgtctTTATTGATTTAGACTTCAGAGCTACAGCCAAAAATAGTGCATCTGTAGAAAATTATCAAACACTCTATCAATACAGCATCATGGCATGTTTAGAATTGTAAGCACTTGACAAATCGCAAAGGGAACATCCAATCTAGTATTTGGCAGTGCAACCCATGCACAGGGAATACAGGGAGaagtattctttttttttcctccaaaaaagaAACACTTCTGAGCAGGAACAAAAAGCTTTTGTTGAAAAGAAGAATTCCAGTTAGCACGGAAGACTCATTGGCTCACTCAAGGCATGATGGCACAGCGCTGGGAACTTGGTGTGGAATGTCGAAGGGGACACGGGAGCTACGGCTCTGCTACAGGAGCCACGCTGTCTTCAGCACTCTGTAAGCCATGGAGAAGGTCACTGAGTAGCCTACTGCCCAAGACAAacctctgccaggctggggaagaggGATCAAGTACGCAAAAGTGTGAAAGATCCTAGCCCCCACAAAGATCCTGAAGTGCAGCAGGGCCATGGACAGCTCAGGGCCGCTCAGAGCATACAGCAGTCCAATGCCAACAAAAGGGACAATGTTTTCCAGGTCATTCAGGTGGCCTCTGGAGAAAGAAGCAAAgttattttaaagtgttttattttgttgaatAAACCACTTCAAGCCTCATTATTTTTCAACATCTTCAGAGCATGCTACTATTCAACAACTCTTGGCTTCCTCTGCAGAGGGGACCCGATACAGTTACTGAAACTATTTTGGCATGTTCACCTGCCATCACTCTGGTCTCTCCTGCTGCACCCCACATTTTTAAGCTTCTGATCTTCTGTATAAAAGGTATTAGTTTTTCCCCAGGATCTTGGTAATACTAAGGACTTACATTAGGTGTCTGAGTGCACCTGGGTGTGCAAGAATGCAAAGTCAGGGAAGAAAAGAGGTAGCAGTTTTCTTGGAGCTTCTCTCAATTGACATCAATTAACTGGAGGGCTGTGACTGAAGCTATTACAGTTCATGGCCCAGATGGACTATTGTAATCCCATAAATCGTTTGTGGTGTccataaagaaaatatgaaatatccTACATAGGAGCTGCTATGTTCATCAAATGTTCATGAAGTTCCATCATCTTGAAAAAGGTTATTTTTGAACATCTAACAGGTGTGACAGTTACGCTTTTCGTTCACTTTCTTCACTTTGAGCACTAAAATAGCTGcaaaaatgtttgaaattttGAAACCATAATTTACTAAAAATGTGTTGAGAATGAACTTATATATCTTGAAGTGTTCTTTCACACCCCTTCCTAAaccttcccagctcccttcaCCTCTTTAGATAAATTGTACTTCCAGCCCAATTTACTGATTGAAACAATCTAATGTCTAAGCCTAACTAATGATGTCAAATTTCAGAGCCAACTGGAATCAGGTCGTGGCACTGTCTTGCAGCTACTTTtagaatatatttataattacaAGGAAACACAGcccttcagatttttttattctcattcCCCATAAAAGTACTCtgaagaaagtaatttttttcttgaaaaaaaaatctttttttctccacaaaCTGTACACATTCCAATCACTTATACAAAAGAGAAGCCATGCTAAATTTATGTGGCATTATCTGTTGCCATGAAGCTTGTAggagaaaatatattaaacttCTACTAAGATTGGGAGTTGGGAGGATAATATGGATGCTGCAACACCAACATAGTAACTAGAACCACGCTTACTTACTAGCTCTAGAGATGTCTGAGAAACTCCACGAAACAGGATTTGAAAATTTAGTGTTTTCAAAATCTATTCTGTGAAAATTACATGCTGGTTGTCATTTCTCTACCACAACAAATTGAATTAAATGGGTGATAAAGTTAGTCTCAACTTAGCTGGCCTCTTACAATTTGCGAAGCGAAAGGAATTACCCCTCACCATAAAGTTTGCACTTTTATGTAACACCCATGAAACTAAGCAACAACTTCCCTGAACTCAGGGGCagaaagggaaggagcagaACATCTTTACAGCCCACTTAGTCTCTTCTTTCTGAGATTTTAATCCATATGAGGCATACAGAAATATGCTTTGTGAAACAACAGCCATTATTTGCAAGGGTGCAGTGTTCTTAAAACAGCACTGGTATATATTTTCAAGGTCTTCCCTAATGGAGGCTTAAATGAAAAGAGTTCACTGACATTCAAGTTTTTGCTATAGAAATAAACTTAGCTTCATCAAGAAACAATCCTATAGAAAGCATTTGATTAAAGTTTTCCTTGTTAGCACAGGTGTATCAAATAGCATCCCAAAATGTAGGattttggaaacagaaaattttgCCATGAGCTAGCTTGTGATCATATTTTACAGTGTTCTCACCATTTTGCCCATTTTGCAGACAGGACACCACCTAAGAGTCAGCTATTATAACCAGGCAGAGGCCTATTGTTTTGGGAATGCACACTGACCATTTGAATGTGGAATGGTTTATTCATTTAAACTAATTAATGTATTAGATTGCTACATAAAGCACCatgaaacacacacagagcttgACAGAGAATGGGGTGGAATTAACTCCTTGATTTAATATTAttctgttatttaaaataactttttcagGTTCTTGTGTATTACCTGCGTACACGTTCAACATCTGGATCAGTCCTCAGGAATTTCTTAGCACTCTCTCCTTTGCCAAATGATGCTGTATCTTCTGGGTTGACAAATGCCTGTTTCAAACACAAGCACACAAGTGATATTAGCAGCCAAAATGTTTTACCCAGTCAAAGCAGCTTGCTGTAAAGGTCACTCTTCTTACCAATGTCTTAATAACCTCACTTAACTTACGTGAAGTTAAAAGTACAGGGAATAATACAATGTTTGCTGCTTTCTTGAGCCCAGCCTGTACATTTGTATGCTGACAAATTAATGCAATGCAATTTATGCACTTAGATAAAGCCTACTTGTGAGATGAACAAGCCTGCAGTAACCCCAGTAGGCTGACAGAACATGGGCACCTCCAAGGTGGAAGCTCCCAAGTCTCTTTCACCATTCCTGACAAATTATCTGAAAGTCCTTTTGGATCCCTTCCTTCTGCAGAAGCCTACACAACAACAGCATCCAACAGCCTTATTCCCATTCTCATTTATGACCAAGAAAGTGTCTCCCTTTCCTCTTAAATACAAATTCTTACACTTACATGACCCATTATTACCTCAAAATACTGCAAGACACTACTTGGAAACAACATTTCATTCAGGCAGTGCAGACTCAATGTACAGTTGATTTCTCCCTGCTGACACATGTAGTAACATATGCATTCTGTGGACTGCTAAGGCAGATACAAGTCAAGAAAATAGTTTGATTTTAGGAGAGCTACATGATTGCTTTCCAAGGCAGCCTTGATCCCTATTTGTGAAATATCCTCAGAATTCTAGAGATgcattaatatatataaagagCTGTGATATCTCTGTATTTCAATATAAATGTCAGTCTGTTCTCCCAGCCAGTATTTCCAAAAGATTACCTTCCTTGTGATCCGGAAGTATGCTGTTATCAGACTCATTAGCATCATCTTCAGAAGAACAATGCCTGTGTAAGTAGCATAGGCCCTGAAGACTTCATTGTCAATTAACTGTGTGGATTTcgccatttttcccccttctcacTGATGACCTCTAAAAAGTATTAAAagttagtaaaaaaaaaaaaaaaaaaccatcgTTGCAATCCAAAGTTCTGAGAAAAACATTGTGCTAATAGCCTTGTTTTTTTAGCATCACTGCAATTACAGCATGATTCTGCCACTGTGGAAAGTTTCTTTTTAAGCAATTTTCTACCCTTTTCTTTTCACAATAGCATAATATAATACCTTAAGATGataaattataatatttttcttccattataAGTGCTTATTAAACTGTCAAAGTACAAACTaccaaaatatttaatgtaattGCAGAAACAACACTTAGTCACAGAAATTAGTACTCTTCTGAAATAACACAAGGATTTAGACCAATTTTAGACCAATTCATTTGAATTAGCAAATTTCTCTAAGCAGCTACCAGGATAGGAGGAGTATGTGACAATACTATGAACTATGAAATGTAAAGAGGAAAATTAGTATTGCCTACCCTTTTTTGTGTGTAAAATGACACAATTATAATTGCACTTCAGCTTTCAAACTAACCAGTATCTTCCTACCCAGCAGTAACTTGTGATCAAACCAAGCTGAACAtgcatttttcccctttgagACCTTGTtcttaaaaattgcttttagcATGACTCACAGGCAAAGATTGAGTTGTAATGACAAAAAGGAGAGGACTATTTCTGCTTTTATCATGGGAGGTTTAAACTAATGAAGTCTCTTTCCAATGAGACCGTACCAAATCCACAATCCTATGGAGGCAGTACCTTTTATCAACACCAGAAAGTTAAGAGGTGCTGAGGAGTGAATGcaggtggaaaaaaaagcacatccCCGTGCACATTCAATTTTtgccctgcacacacccaggctTTTGCCTCACCAAGTGCTTCAACCATGCACTTAGTGATTGGAGTCCATACAACTAGGATGTCTTAGCTTCACTAGagagaaataaatgaatttttttttttttgttacagctAACTCACCTCCTGTAATATAATTTTAAcaatagtaataaaaatgttaatatcCACTTGATTACACTTTTAACAACCCCTCATCTCGCTTTCAGCACAGTCAGCTATTGCCAAACAAGAGGAACTTGACGAGCAAAGGGCAGGATGGAAGACTTGCTCTGAAGGCGTGTCCTTGGTGAGGAAGTGGGCAGGATGGAGGTAAGCAGCTGTTTGTTCATTGAAAACAAAGCTCAAACAAGCCTTGCCTGGACCTGCCTGCTGTGGTGATGGGATTCTGCTCGGTCTTTTATCCTTGAGTcactgggcccagcacagggtCTGCAGACCCTGGGAAATTAATTCAATGTaactctccctcctctctcacTACAGTCCAGCTCCCAAGATAAACAGCGGCTTGGCGAAGGCTCCTCTCAGAAATGGACAGTAACTGTTCCCATTCCTTCTAACAATCTCGTTAACATGTTACAACAGAACTGTCCTGCGAGTCTTAACTTTGTATCACAGCAAAAAGCACGCAGTGTTccacacaacaacaacaacaaaaaaaaagtaaatccaCGGCGCCAGAGCATTTTCCCCTAAACTATGCTGTAAATGCAGCCAAGGATGATGCCAAGTCATGGGCATGGAACAGTGCTCAGCAACACTTTGGGAACTTCACCACATTCATCCATCTCCCCTCGCTGCCCTCCGAGCTCCCGGCATGCCCAGGCCCTGCCTTCAGCACAACATGGAAGGGCCCCGAAAAACCGGGGATTTCAGCGCCAGCAGAAACtgcaaaaacaaaccccaactACGCAAAACAGCACGGGGTTTTAAGGGATATGCTCATTACGGTTACCAATAGCCTGATTTACATGGGTAGTACTAATTATAATAATGGTAATAATAATGGTAATAATAATGGTAATAATAATGGTAATAATAATGGTATGGCCCGGAGCAGCGGCCGGGCTCAGAccctcccgccgcccccgccaCGCGTGTCCCGGGGCCGCGGGCCGCCACGGGCCCATAGGGGGCCGCTTGTTTGTGCGCGTTCCAAACGCGACTTCCCCCAGCGCCGTGTGGCCGCCGGCTCCGCTCCCAATCCAGCTGCAGatgcccggcccggccctcaCGCAGATGCCGCCTCCCCGGGTCGCCCCTCACGCCGCGCTCCCCGCGCCGCCCTCCCGCACCCGGGCGGGCTCaggccccgccgggccccgcgcAGCGCCCGCACCTCGGCCGTGCCCGCGGCGATCCGAGCCCCGCTGCTCCCCGGCGGACactgcggcccggcccggcccggccccgcctcgCCCCGCCGGCCGCGGAGGCGGGTCCTGCCCGGGCCGCCCTCACGGAGCCCCGCGGGCtcggggcgggagcggcgggtCAGGCCCGGAGCGCGGcaaagctgggaggaagagaaggaaaacgTGTGAGAACGAGCGAGGGAAAGCTCTGCTGTCTGAACGCCCTTGGGCAGCGGGAAGCCAAGGGCTGTCACTCAGGCACTCGTAGTGACGGCCAAGTCCAGCGATTGTGCAAATTCCCGAGAGGGCTCAAAGCTACTATGAAAGTCTCACTACTTCATCCCCTCCCTTGTTCTGGTGGGCCTTAGCTTTTACCAAAGGGCAAGAAAATTAAACCTGTATTGCCAAGCTGCTTGTATTGCCAAGCCATCAGAGCTGTTCCAATAGAAATGCATCATGTTGCTTTACaaagtgaaacagaaaattaaggAACTCTGAAACTGACCACAAAGTTCTCATACCAATGTGCTACAGTGTGATGAATGGAGGGAGCCTGGTGTCCGAGCTTCCCCCTTGTTGTTCAGGAAGAATTATGCAATCCCCATAGCACTCCTCTTCAACTGGAGCAATGCTTGTGACTAAGCAGCTCATGATAAgcaagactgaaaaaaatagaCATAAATGTACTCAGATGCCCAGAAAGGGTTCAAATCTAATCCTAAAGATGTGTCCACAGTAGGAAAGGGATACAATTTTTAAAGCTGCATTCTTATGGAAAAATCTCTGCTCTTAGGTACATATATTCAGTGCTCACTGATGTTGCTTCTGTACTTGGTGTCATGTGCTGTCATGTCATGTCAAATTCCTGTGTAACTCTTTTCTAAAATCATAAACCACAGTAAAGCTCATTTGAGCAAGAGCTCGAATTTTTAACAATATTGTTAACACGTTATAACAGAACTGTCCTGCTAGTCTTAACTTTGTATCACAGTTCTGTAGTATCAGAACTGTTTTGAAAGGCTGGTAGGGGATGGGTTCAACAACCTTCGCTCTTGCTAAGAACACGGCAAACAGTGTTTCTGCTgaaatcaaccaaaaaaactCACAGGAGCATAAGTCCATCCCAGAGAATGGATTTATTTCAAAAACGTGGAAGAATTTCTGCAGCTCATGCCTTAGTTCAAGGCAGGAATTGTGTCTCCATAGCTTTTTTACCACTCCTAACACATATCATGATCACATGGTGTGACTGAAATGAAACTGTAATTATCTTCTCTTGCcacctttttgtttgtttggcatTCTAATCCCTACTCACAGTCAGTTTAAAAAGCAGACAAACATATGCAGTTAATTGTAAAACTAAACGCACATTATTACACTTGAGAAGAAAAGCTGGTAATTGATTTACTCAAGTTCTCAGAACTACACCTGGAAACAAcagaaaaccagggaaaaggTGATTTTCATTCTTTGTAGGTAGGatataaaaagaaacagaaatgcatGTAGAAATTctattatttctgtattttcctttggATTTTATGTTCCAGTTTTTCAGATTCTGGAAATTCAGATTGATTTATGTGACTctaaaaaaagcatttctgaaacTGGGAAAGCTGCTATACTCCCAGTCTTTGAATTTTGAGGCAAACACCTTGTTAATTTTTTCCTACCCTCTTTGA
This region of Ammospiza caudacuta isolate bAmmCau1 chromosome 5, bAmmCau1.pri, whole genome shotgun sequence genomic DNA includes:
- the MGST1 gene encoding microsomal glutathione S-transferase 1 produces the protein MAKSTQLIDNEVFRAYATYTGIVLLKMMLMSLITAYFRITRKAFVNPEDTASFGKGESAKKFLRTDPDVERVRRGHLNDLENIVPFVGIGLLYALSGPELSMALLHFRIFVGARIFHTFAYLIPLPQPGRGLSWAVGYSVTFSMAYRVLKTAWLL